The following is a genomic window from Neodiprion lecontei isolate iyNeoLeco1 chromosome 4, iyNeoLeco1.1, whole genome shotgun sequence.
CtatataagtatatgtatacatatgtgtgtgtatgtatatatatacataatacatatatgtactaAAAGAATCGCACGTCAAACACAATTCAAAGCAAGCCGCGATTCAAATATATCttacgaaataaatattccatttatttttagcttatttgtttatttttgatttctaCCAGCCGATCAAAGAATTCTCCATAatgttattaaattttctttttctaattcGGTTTGCTcatagttgttttttgttttgaataaataattcttgCCATTTAAAATATGTAAAACAACATCATTGTACACATCTTATATAATTACTTAtgtcattattgttattattgttattcctatacataaatataataataataattactattaACTACAAGCTATACAGTTTTATACATCAAACTGTTGTATTTACAATCATGACACAGATACTTTTTGAGTaagtatttatatgtatgtatatacacctGTGTGAAATGTAGTACGTTTGTCACATTCTCATATCACACAAGATACAAATACAATAGACAAAGCGACAAACATCATTTCACAACATAACAcataatgtaaatatatacatatatttatataaatatattacctGTTTAATCTTTCCATGGAGcttttgaaacaaatttacGTACACGGATAATACGCGCGACGCCTCTCCACAAAATTGCCTGTAccgttttattataattaccgattcaatcagatattctttcaattttacataTCATCATACGAACTCCTCAAGGTAACGTCCAAAGAGGTATATTTCACGCGACTAgattgcattaaaaaaaaaaaaatccaaaagcTTTCAAAGCTGTACAAGTCTCCCCCCTTCACTCTCCCCCAATATGAGGAAATACTGACTACACGTCCACGCCATTCTCTTGacgtattttatatttccaggattatttgataataatatgtGCGACATTCGTTTGTCCATTTTGAATACTAAGTTTTGGCTCCAAAAATAAATAGGAACTaaactgtttttcttttaattatgTAAAGATCGGAACACAATCTGCTCGGAATCCAACACATCCCGACTGTCATTTGACCTTGTAATTTACTCcactttgttttcttcttcgtaCAATGTAATTTATCAATCGACGTATAGCACTCGTCCCGCATTACGTATGGATTGTAAAGATCAAAAAATACCGGTATGACTCCTCAATAATCTCAGTGCACATAACGGTCAGGAAATGGGGTTCCGGACGTCGCAGCGATCGGATTCGATACCGAAGTTCGTTTCTTAACGAGGTGTAACTTTTACACCTAATTCTATCAACAAACTTGTTCTCATTGATAAGAAATCTGTCTGAACATGCTGCTGATCTCCTCCATGGTCTTGTTTTTTGTCTCCGGTACTTTTCTCCATACGAAAAGTATGAACACCATTTGGAGGCCGGCAAATATAAGGAAGACGTAACCTCCCAGAAGATTCTTAAGCGGCAGAAATCCCATACTGACAACGAAATTGGCTGCCCAGTTGGTGAAGATCGCCACAGCGGTTGCCGCGGGTCTTGCGCCCTGGGAAAATAGCTCGGAGACCAAGAACCAGGGTATACTTCCGGGTCCGACAGCGAAGAACAGGACGAACATGATCGCAACGAAGATGGACAAGTTAGCCACAACGGGAACGGTCTCCTGtaagaaagttgaaaaataaaaacgttagTAAGTTAAATTCCTTAGACGCTATAAATTATAGGTACATGTTTTAATGCAAGTCAATTACGTCGTAGATATAATATTCGGCGAAAAACCGAGAGCTAATTTCGTCAACTTACCGCGAAAGCGAGACACGCTGTTAGGACAATACTGCTGACGAACATTCCGCTGAAACCGACGAGCAGCAAAGTTTTCCTACCGGCTTTTTCCACCAGGACAAGAGACACCAGTGTCATGAGTACGTTGATACCGCTGGTTCCAAGGGTCGCGTACTGGGCCGATATCGGGTCGAGACCAGCGGCTCTGAATATGTTTGTTGAGAATATCATCACGGCGTTTATACCGCAGAACTGTTGGGCGAGCATAATCACTATCGATATTATTATCGGAATTCTGAGTGCCGAATTGACGAATAATTCCCGCAGCGTCACCGTCGGAATCATCTTAAGCGACTCGTATTCGGCTCGCATTTCTTCCATCTCATCGTGAACTTCGATCGTGCCACGGAGCCAGGCCAGAGCTGAAAAacagcgaaaaaaatattggtcaGTATATCTGTGCGGTTTAACTTGTAGATAATAATTACGATTTCTCAAAACtgtgataatttgaaaaatcgttcgaCGTGATGCTTCGGTTTCACCTATACCTCTCTATAGGGCCGCTCTTCATACGGCACTTCGCCAAAACGTCCTTTTTTAATTATGGTACTTTGTAGATTTACGGCTAGGTAAGCATTTTTGTAAGAAATAGAACAGAATAAAATGCCTTATGAATTAAAAACTAtattattttagaaaaaattgcaatagATCCAGTTGACTTTGTATGggttggtgaaaaaataattgattcgttACACGACTTTTCGTTTTATGGCTAACTTTTCCGTAACGTATCTAGGCCGTAAAGCGATGTATGGGTATTGTATTGACTTTGatttttgtctttttgttAATTACAGGTGATTAATGTCTTGCCGATTTACGATCGGTGAATCCTCACCTTTCTGGGCCTTCAAATCCTGTCCCTTGCTGAGCAAAAGGTATTTTGGACTTTCAGGGCAAATAGGTAAAGTGGCGAGTTGAAATATCGCTGGAACGATCGTGAGGGAGAGAAGTAGAGGCCACTGCTCGGCTGTCCCGAGAAGTGTCTCCATTCCAAGGATTTGGGAAGTCAAGATCGAGATGGTGATGACCAGCTGATAAACGGTCCCGACCGCGCCCCGCAAATGAACCGGAGATATTTCTGCAAGATACATCGGTGCCAGGCCGGCATTTAGGCCCGAATTTATGCCGATGAAAAATCTGCCAATAATCAGCATCTCGTAGCTTCCGGCAGCCTTAGCCGGACCTTCGAACAGCACGGTGAGGAGGACCAGGACGTTGTTGGCTAGCAGGCCTCCCTTTCTGCCGAGTTTGTCCGCCACCACGCTGATCAGGGATCCGCCTATCATTCCACCGATGCAAAATATCGCAACTGCCGTAGACCATATTGTCGTCACCTCCGATTCCGTCGGACGAATATTCGTCCGATTTCCGTTCACGTCTGTTATCCACGCCGTAATAAGCTGCAAAGCAAAAGTCAATTCTTTATCTACTGCTCCACAAATTAGTCGACGTTTATTGCGTGATTTTACGCTATGTCTATGGCTTTTGAACTATTGCTACAGTCCCGACCTCGAATTATAAAATGAGCGATCTTATGACTGACGGGAATTGAATTCTGAATACTCATCTTCACGTAGATAACATTACGGCAGAaccatgataaaaaaaaacctaaatCAAagtttagtaatctctataGTTAGCATGTAAAAAGTTTATATAAATCACGAAGATTACTTGTCGgtcatatttatatattatctGCGTTTATGAGTCGGATTTTTCATCGAGGCTTGTGAAACTTAGGCAGAGGTTTaactttttcaataaataattcattacgAGTGAAATGTaggtaaaaatgtaaaaatatcaaaaaatagaaatttctaAATCTCACCTTTTCCGGCGAATTCACAACTCCGGTGTTGTAACCGTGCTGGAAAGACGAGCCAAGGGCTGCAGCCGCAATAGCGAAAGCCAGGCGCCCATTGAGACCctgaaacaatgaaaatacaGATGTTTGATTTGTTTTCGTGTATAATCAAGTGGTTAAACGAACTTAATTCTACTCAGCGGCACTTCCTTGAAGTCGgtgttgaaattaaaattaatttcgcacatttttattgtttgCACATCTTGAAAATCAGTCTTGCATGGTTAACGATAAATATACCATGCGAGCTTTAAGATTATCACTTGGTCTTTTGGATTTATCGCAAATATACAGGTGTAACATACAACGGGTTGATATCCTTTGTTTGTTCTTCAATAAATACATTCGCCCGAGGTTTGAAAAAGACAACTTGCACTGCACGTTTTGTAATCGAAACCTTCGACGTTTCCGCGACAATTTCCGCCTTTCAAATTCAACATTCTTTCCCGCGTTGTCGACGTCGTTTCCTCTATACAAGTTACACATACAATCTACAGCAATAGCAggaatatgtataattcagtatattcataaatatttccTGATGACCGTCACTGATATTGAAACTGAATTTAATGAACGTGAGCGCCAAATGCAGACGAACGCGATCCTTTATACATCGGTTTCTCAGGTTTTCTTCTTCTGTCTTCTTTTTTGTGCAAAAAGAGTGATTCAAGCGAAGTATACGATGTTCGGTTGATAGAAAGCGGCCGATCGATCGACTACGATGATACCCCGCGGAGGTAACCGACGGTGACGTCAATGGTCTTCTTTTCCATCAACCTAATGATTTCTAGCCATAATTACTGCACCTTCGTCTCAATAAGGGCACAAAACTTGACGAAACTATAAATCAGGAACACCTTCGCAATAGCCATGAATgacaaataataaatttaaaaataaaaaaaaaaaaataaaaaacaaaatagaaaatattatcTGAATAGTTGTACATGTCGACGATACGTATAAGGGACAAATCATTGAGTTGTCggttaatttaattaaaacgatgagaataaaaatttcagctcaCTGCGAATAACTTTCACCAGCATTGTTGAAATATATCGTTCGAATGTAAATTCTTCGAATCAAGGATCAATTATGATACCTATAAATAGAATCTTCACGACACGGTACagataaaacgaaaaattacttACCGATCTTTTAATGAACGGCATTTCTCGTCAAACGTTGAGAAAACAGTGCAGAGTAAACTGCGAATGTCAAGTGTATTATATTTTGTCCTGCGTGGCAGCAGGGGACTATAAAATCGCGgagttttgttttcttccttATTCTCCTTCTTCAATTCACTCGAAATGTCTCACGCGATTTATTTCTCAGTCGTACAActaaaagttttccaaaatcgACCTGTCGATTCAATGGTTTGTTTATACGGAGTGTTGTACGGTTGTAGGACACGCGATGTGTTCGTACAGCGAAACTGTATAAAAACGCGCGATTCTGGTTACGAAACGTGTGTGCGAAGACGAAATACGCGTTGCCGCCACGTGTTTCAGAGTTGGACTGACGGGAGGCTCGTCGCCGGCGATCCTTTATATCTGAAAGAGAAACTTACGCCTGGTCCAATCGCAGTCGCGGTTTCCATTGCACACCCAACGCACACCTTCCTCCACTCCGAACGACGACGTACGTAAGTTTTTAAAACCCACTGCTCGCAAAGGCTTAACGGGTTAACACCGCGGAGTCTAGACACACCGACTTATGCAGCAGCTCGATAAAGTGCAACGGTTAACGACTTGGTAATACCGCCGCGTACGCAGATCGACgtgtaggtaggtataataataagattACCGTAGACGTGGTGGAAAATCCTACGCAACGAGTGGCGAACCACTTGATTTTTCCGTGATACAAGcttcaacgataattatatgcATGCTGATAAGTCGGTATACcgtaataaatatgtatgtgcGTCAAGGAACTACCCTTCATGTGTGTCAATtacgagataaaaataaaagatgaagGATCGATAGCCGAATTATATTAGAGTAGTAGGCGAAGTTGTTTGCTTTTTTACAAGGTCGCAGGACGCGCGCCTGATAACAACAGCTTCGATTCGAACGTCACGCGCATTGACGAAGGACGACAAAGTTCGTTTAACTCGGCGCAAAATGTTTCCGCGAAATTGAATTCGAAAGATCGTTTCTTGTGTCTTTCGTCGGTTGGGCTATTTTAATATTCTATAAATGCAATTCTTAAACTCAATGCATCGGGAAGTGTTTGGTGGAAATTTCGCACGCGATGTCTTATAAAAATGGAAACGGGAAACGTCAAATCGCGCCTAATGAGTGTAGAAATTCAGATTTTAGCTCAACTCAGCAATTAGTGCAAGAGTGCATGCATGGAGAGCAACGTCGCTCCGTAGGATTAATTTTATCATACCTTATATACGCGTATTTATAATCGCGGGCCCCGCGATCTAAGCAAAATTTGATACTTTGGTTATTGTATATGCGATAGTTAAATAAAACCTATGCCCGTGTCTGTAATACCGACGGATACGAGACGCGCGTAGATGTCACgagatagataaataaaacgtGTTTGCCAAAATGGCACAAAGACGAAGCAAGGTTAAATTTCGCTTGTTAATTCGTACGGGTAATTATTCGGCATATCAACGTCGGTAAATTGAAACACACCGAAGATTACGCCGCGTTGTCTGACGTCTTTGCCGTCTTTTATACACGCGCGGCTAGCGCTCGTATTAACGTGATTTGCACTTTTCAGACTTCCAGATTCAATTAATCCAGTGACTCGGTTCACGCCGCgtagaataattattttatcaatgATTCGGTGACCGTCCAGAATCCCCCTGCAACGAGTTCTCTCCGGATAAAATCTCGAGGACAAAATCACCCCGGACAAAATGTCcccaaataaatgaataaataacggTACCGACATTAATAAGCGTATATTTGGGAAGGGAATTTTTTtcgggtgaattttttcaagggAAATATAGTGAAGCTCGCGGCTTGAATGAAGAAACTAAACCGTAAATAAATGTTATTATAATACTTTCGGGGTAACGTCATCGAGATCTGTGACATAATCCATATATTTTACGACAATTGTTCGAACTACGAGGTCTCTCTAACCTTTAGTTtaagttttaatattttcctgTGTTGCATCTGCAGCCTATACAAACTTTTGCCGGAGCGTATACTTATACTCAtaacttatatgtatattatcatATGCAGCAGCGCTCAAAAGTATTGtgataatatgaaattcgttACTACTTTGACGAATCGTTTTccttacttttctttattttaactTTATTTTCGCGCtataaaaattggttttttctAAGTAAAGAAGAACGACAGATTTAACCGTCGATATAACGACGTCGTGGACCATAGAGTTTGGaaaactattattataatcggCAACAATATGCTAATTACGATCTCATTTGTGGAAATTAAACCTGCAGCATAGCACAGATTGAAGGAACTTTTACAGATTGAAGATTGTCGACCTACAAGAGATAGGCTTGTGTGCACGTTAATAGCGTGATTGAATATATTTGCGGTGACGACGGAGGCGAgctatctgaaaaaattaggctaTCAGATATAAGTGTGCCGATTTAATTGTCCGTGGAATGCGGTGCGCACCTTGTTTGGTGAACGGGGTACAACCCGTGCAGTacaggtatatgtatagtgtTTCAAAATGTTGTTAGTTTATTGCGACAGAGCAATAGAACGGTAACCTGTCTGCACCTACGATGATATAAACGTAGCAGATTGACTGATAATTAAGCGTATTATATTGCACGTATAACGATTAATGTTAAgtatattacaatatatataataatagtgTCGAGAACTTGTTTGTCATTGcaatgtaaaattatataGGGTATAATGTCAAAGTTACGTGTGTacggtattattatataattttaatacaCTCAATTTCAATTCTAAGTAACTGATTATTTGAACAACATCGGAGTAAGTCCCATTGacctataattattttatcaaaaaatttttactgctGCCAATTACTAACTAACGAAAACAACAGTTAGATTTTAGATAAGTGCGATGGTTACGTATTTCTTGTCCGAATCCAAACTTTGTCATCTCGTCGAAATACTATAACAATATAATTTCACacattagattattttttatcaacttacAATCTGAGGATAAAAAAACCTCTGTCTCACAAATGTTGTACATTAAGCTAATTAATATATGAATCGAGTGTGCTTGCCCGTTTTATTAAAATGGCGGAAAAACCATACACggagtttgaaattcagtttgaagaaaaaaaaaatcgaatcacAAGAATTTGAATCTGTTAActtaattatttgaaattttcgatcccGACCTTCAATTAAATCGATGCACATCAGTTATCGGGAGTCAGTATCAATgagtaaatattgtaaaggtTTGGTTCGCGACCTCTAAGCACCGGCAGAGGACGAGGGCCCGAGTTAACGCGAATCGTAGTTTCCAGACCTCGGTCGGACCCCGATTAGACCAGACGCAATGAcggggagaaagagagagagagagagggagagaaggaaaaaggtAAAACCGAGAAAGAAGGAGAGGTGGAATAAAAGCAAAAAGCtaatgcaaacaaaaaaggaaagaaaaaaaccgtcGTCGAGGGGGAGCGCCGGTCGCCTCATGCGGCTACATTCCGCGCGACGCGACGGCCGCCGCGTCATCGTAACAGCAGAGCAACGGCACAGCTGCTGACGCGTGGAGGCTCGTCGAGTTGAGCCAATCGGCGTGAAGCAGCGCGCGCCATACCTCCGCGGCAACCAATCAGAGCTCGGCGACACACTTTCGCGTCGTGAAGGCGCGTCTGCGACCTCGGAGAGAAGTTATTGCTGCTCATAAAGTGACTAGGTTCACTTCGATGAGAATATACTCGAACGCGTTCAGCGCATGCGTTTGCGGCAATTATACCCGTGACGAAACGCTGGATGGAATATTAAACCTACACAATCTATGCGTGATGCGATTTGCACGTTTTTTCCCTATCTACGTGTGTAAATGATATAAAAGAACGTGAAATCCCGGTTGATTCATTTCATGTATAAACGAACACCGTCGCCGAGGTATCGAAGGATCATTATTTGCTAGCGATAAATTCGTCGAAATTAGATTATCTCTCTTCCGCATATTTGCGCAC
Proteins encoded in this region:
- the LOC107217540 gene encoding solute carrier family 2, facilitated glucose transporter member 1 isoform X1, whose product is MNRDDDDFGEGFIAESHPLRATHLSVPAGGMNNSRAPSISSSVSDLDVPIYTRETTVPVSARGGLNGRLAFAIAAAALGSSFQHGYNTGVVNSPEKLITAWITDVNGNRTNIRPTESEVTTIWSTAVAIFCIGGMIGGSLISVVADKLGRKGGLLANNVLVLLTVLFEGPAKAAGSYEMLIIGRFFIGINSGLNAGLAPMYLAEISPVHLRGAVGTVYQLVITISILTSQILGMETLLGTAEQWPLLLSLTIVPAIFQLATLPICPESPKYLLLSKGQDLKAQKALAWLRGTIEVHDEMEEMRAEYESLKMIPTVTLRELFVNSALRIPIIISIVIMLAQQFCGINAVMIFSTNIFRAAGLDPISAQYATLGTSGINVLMTLVSLVLVEKAGRKTLLLVGFSGMFVSSIVLTACLAFAETVPVVANLSIFVAIMFVLFFAVGPGSIPWFLVSELFSQGARPAATAVAIFTNWAANFVVSMGFLPLKNLLGGYVFLIFAGLQMVFILFVWRKVPETKNKTMEEISSMFRQISYQ
- the LOC107217540 gene encoding solute carrier family 2, facilitated glucose transporter member 4 isoform X4, giving the protein MPFIKRSGLNGRLAFAIAAAALGSSFQHGYNTGVVNSPEKLITAWITDVNGNRTNIRPTESEVTTIWSTAVAIFCIGGMIGGSLISVVADKLGRKGGLLANNVLVLLTVLFEGPAKAAGSYEMLIIGRFFIGINSGLNAGLAPMYLAEISPVHLRGAVGTVYQLVITISILTSQILGMETLLGTAEQWPLLLSLTIVPAIFQLATLPICPESPKYLLLSKGQDLKAQKALAWLRGTIEVHDEMEEMRAEYESLKMIPTVTLRELFVNSALRIPIIISIVIMLAQQFCGINAVMIFSTNIFRAAGLDPISAQYATLGTSGINVLMTLVSLVLVEKAGRKTLLLVGFSGMFVSSIVLTACLAFAETVPVVANLSIFVAIMFVLFFAVGPGSIPWFLVSELFSQGARPAATAVAIFTNWAANFVVSMGFLPLKNLLGGYVFLIFAGLQMVFILFVWRKVPETKNKTMEEISSMFRQISYQ
- the LOC107217540 gene encoding solute carrier family 2, facilitated glucose transporter member 1 isoform X2, whose amino-acid sequence is MEEEKSKNVIEEQPSTPTALNPTTKQYRAGEKDWGLNGRLAFAIAAAALGSSFQHGYNTGVVNSPEKLITAWITDVNGNRTNIRPTESEVTTIWSTAVAIFCIGGMIGGSLISVVADKLGRKGGLLANNVLVLLTVLFEGPAKAAGSYEMLIIGRFFIGINSGLNAGLAPMYLAEISPVHLRGAVGTVYQLVITISILTSQILGMETLLGTAEQWPLLLSLTIVPAIFQLATLPICPESPKYLLLSKGQDLKAQKALAWLRGTIEVHDEMEEMRAEYESLKMIPTVTLRELFVNSALRIPIIISIVIMLAQQFCGINAVMIFSTNIFRAAGLDPISAQYATLGTSGINVLMTLVSLVLVEKAGRKTLLLVGFSGMFVSSIVLTACLAFAETVPVVANLSIFVAIMFVLFFAVGPGSIPWFLVSELFSQGARPAATAVAIFTNWAANFVVSMGFLPLKNLLGGYVFLIFAGLQMVFILFVWRKVPETKNKTMEEISSMFRQISYQ
- the LOC107217540 gene encoding solute carrier family 2, facilitated glucose transporter member 4 isoform X3; translated protein: MTLRNPQGLNGRLAFAIAAAALGSSFQHGYNTGVVNSPEKLITAWITDVNGNRTNIRPTESEVTTIWSTAVAIFCIGGMIGGSLISVVADKLGRKGGLLANNVLVLLTVLFEGPAKAAGSYEMLIIGRFFIGINSGLNAGLAPMYLAEISPVHLRGAVGTVYQLVITISILTSQILGMETLLGTAEQWPLLLSLTIVPAIFQLATLPICPESPKYLLLSKGQDLKAQKALAWLRGTIEVHDEMEEMRAEYESLKMIPTVTLRELFVNSALRIPIIISIVIMLAQQFCGINAVMIFSTNIFRAAGLDPISAQYATLGTSGINVLMTLVSLVLVEKAGRKTLLLVGFSGMFVSSIVLTACLAFAETVPVVANLSIFVAIMFVLFFAVGPGSIPWFLVSELFSQGARPAATAVAIFTNWAANFVVSMGFLPLKNLLGGYVFLIFAGLQMVFILFVWRKVPETKNKTMEEISSMFRQISYQ